The Aythya fuligula isolate bAytFul2 chromosome 2, bAytFul2.pri, whole genome shotgun sequence genome contains a region encoding:
- the GEM gene encoding GTP-binding protein GEM → MTLNNVTMRRTHTSSLQQQQQRWSIPADGKNLLVQKDSNEYNAQKRYTISPDEYYRRSWSSESSDSVISSESGSNCYRVVLIGEHGVGKSSLANIFAGVHDSIDSDCEVLGEDTYERTLMVDGESATIILLDMWDNKREGEWIRDHCMKVGDAYLIVYSITDRASFEKASELRIELRRARQKEDIPIILVGNKSDLVRCREVSVAEGRACAVVFDCKFIETSAAVQHNVKELFEGIVRQVRLRRDSKEKNEKRLAYQKRRESIPKKARRFWGKIVAKNNKNMAFKLKSKSCHDLSVL, encoded by the exons ATGACCCTCAACAACGTTACCATGCGTCGCACCcacaccagcagcctgcagcagcagcagcagcggtggAGCATCCCCGCTGATGGCAAGAACCTGCTGGTCCAGAAGGACTCCAACGAGTACAACGCACAGAAGCGATACACCATCAGCCCCGATGAGTACTACAGAAGGAGCTGGTCCTCGGAGTCGTCCGACTCCGTCATCTCCTCTGAGTCCGGCAGCAATTGCTACCGGGTGGTGCTGATCGGGGAGCACGGCGTGGGCAAGTCGTCGCTGGCCAACATCTTTGCGGGGGTACATGACAGCATCGACAGCGACTGCGAGGTGCTGGGAG aagacaCATATGAAAGAACCCTGATGGTGGATGGGGAGAGTGCGACCATTATACTGCTGGACATGTGGGACAATaag CGTGAAGGAGAATGGATTCGAGACCACTGCATGAAAGTGGGAGATGCATACCTGATTGTCTACTCCATCACAGACCGAGCAAGCTTTGAGAAGGCCTCCGAACTCAGAATAGAGCTCCGCAGAGCTCGCCAGAAAGAAGATATTCCCATTATTTTGGTTGGCAACAAAAGCGACCTTGTCAGGTGCCGTGAAGTTTCAGTGGCAG AGGGCCGAGCATGCGCCGTTGTGTTCGACTGCAAGTTCATCGAGACCTCGGCAGCCGTGCAGCACAATGTGAAGGAGCTCTTTGAAGGCATCGTGAGGCAAGTCCGGCTCCGGAGGGACAGCAAGGAAAAGAACGAGAAGAGGCTGGCTTACCAGAAGCGGAGGGAGAGCATCCCGAAGAAAGCCAGGCGGTTCTGGGGCAAAATAGTTGCCAAGAACAACAAGAACATGGCCTTCAAACTCAAGTCCAAGTCTTGCCATGACTTATCAGTACTTTAA